The proteins below come from a single Euleptes europaea isolate rEulEur1 chromosome 5, rEulEur1.hap1, whole genome shotgun sequence genomic window:
- the FBXL15 gene encoding F-box/LRR-repeat protein 15 — MAARVRACDVIRRRPAQSRAGMAGPRKKLLDLPWEDILFPHVLSHLPLRQLLSLQRVSRAFQALIQLYLTNMRCFDAAQAGPHIPKAAFCDLLKDSEALQQLALRNCSAWLSDAELLPVIGQNRHLQHIELSSCAQLSRRALVAISLSCPHLRQLSLAHCEWVDSLSLRSLADHCKELESLDLTACRQLKDDAICYLARRCARLKSLSLAVNANVGDAAVEEIAKGCPELEHLDLTGCLRVKNDSIRTLAEYCPKLRALKVKHCNDVVESSLSILRSRGVELDVEPPLQLAVVLLEGMVGYAPFINLQI; from the exons ATGGCGGCGCGCGTACGTGCGTGCGACGTCATCAGGAGGCGCCCCGCTCAGAGCCGGGCGGGGATGGCGGGGCCGag AAAAAAGCTGCTGGACCTGCCCTGGGAGGACATCCTCTTCCCCCACGTCCTCTCCCACCTGCCGCTGAGGCAGCTGCTGAGCTTGCAGAGGGTCAGCAGGGCGTTCCAGGCCCTGATCCAGCTTTACCTCACCAACATGCGCTGCTTCGACGCTGCCCAG GCTGGGCCTCACATTCCCAAGGCTGCCTTCTGCGACCTGCTGAAAGACAGCGAAGCGCTGCAGCAGCTGGCCCTCCGGAACTGCTCTGCCTGGCTGTCGGATGCGGAGCTCCTCCCCGTGATCGGCCAGAACCGCCACTTGCAGCACATCGAGCTGAGCAGCTGCGCGCAGCTGAGCCGGCGGGCCTTGGTGGCCATCTCCCTCAGCTGCCCCCACTTGCGCCAGCTCTCCCTGGCCCACTGCGAGTGGGTGGACAGCCTCTCCTTGCGCAGCCTGGCCGACCACTGCAAGGAGCTGGAGTCCCTGGACCTCACGGCCTGCCGGCAGCTGAAGGACGACGCCATCTGCTACCTGGCGCGAAGGTGCGCCAGGCTGAAGTCTCTCTCGCTGGCTGTCAACGCAAATGTGGGCGACGCGGCCGTGGAAGAGATCGCCAAAGGCTGCCCTGAGCTGGAGCACCTGGACCTCACGGGCTGCCTGCGGGTGAAGAACGACTCAATTCG GACCCTGGCGGAATACTGCCCCAAGCTGCGTGCCTTGAAGGTGAAGCACTGTAACGACGTGGTGGAGTCCAGCCTGAGCATCCTGCGCAGCCGCGGGGTGGAGCTCGATGTGGAGCCTCCACTGCAGCTCGCCGTGGTTCTCCTGGAGGGCATGGTGGGCTACGCCCCCTTTATCAACCTCCAGATCTAG